Proteins encoded within one genomic window of Thiothrix litoralis:
- the pckA gene encoding phosphoenolpyruvate carboxykinase (ATP), with product MSTTGTLAQHLASTLGLKTSQNLYWNQSSPVLYEQALNRSEGKISEDGVFVAYTGTFTGRAPNDKFIVDDAGSHDKVWWGKVNKALSEAQFNQILADALQFLDGRELFVQDLLAGASEADELPVRIITQYAWHALFARNMFIRPDELNRTLDVAEPKFTVIHVPDMQADPETHGTHSGAFVLLNLSRGLILIGGTHYAGEIKKSIFSVLNYLLPQRGIMSMHASANVGKEGDVAILFGLSGTGKTTLSADPKRSLIGDDEHGWSDNGVFNLEGGCYAKVINLSAEQEPMIYQTTKTFGTVLENVVMDQATRKLNLDDNSLTENTRASYPITQIPGALYPGKAGHPKHIIMLTCDAFGVLPPISKLTTEQAMYHFISGYTAKVAGTEKGVTEPTATFSTCFGAPFMALHPSVYADLLGKKINEHGVSCWLVNTGWTGGAYGVGKRMNIHHTRSMVNAALSGELDGVAMRQDAIFGLNIPVECPDVPSAVLDPSSTWADKAAYEAKATHLASLFHQNFAEYSAGVADSICAAGPLKGQV from the coding sequence ATGAGTACAACAGGCACACTGGCACAACACCTTGCCAGCACGTTGGGACTGAAAACTTCACAAAACCTTTATTGGAACCAATCATCCCCGGTTCTATACGAACAAGCCCTGAATCGCAGCGAAGGCAAAATCAGCGAAGATGGCGTATTTGTTGCCTACACAGGCACCTTTACAGGCCGCGCCCCCAACGATAAATTTATCGTGGATGATGCTGGCTCGCATGACAAGGTATGGTGGGGCAAAGTCAACAAGGCATTGAGTGAAGCACAGTTCAACCAAATTTTGGCAGATGCCCTTCAGTTCCTTGATGGACGTGAACTGTTTGTACAAGACCTGTTAGCAGGCGCAAGCGAAGCCGATGAATTGCCGGTGCGTATTATTACCCAATATGCTTGGCACGCTTTGTTTGCCCGCAATATGTTTATCCGCCCAGACGAATTGAACCGCACGCTAGATGTGGCTGAACCCAAATTTACGGTCATCCATGTGCCTGATATGCAGGCAGACCCGGAAACGCACGGCACACATTCCGGGGCTTTCGTCCTGTTGAACCTGAGCCGTGGGCTGATTCTGATTGGCGGCACGCATTACGCGGGCGAAATCAAGAAATCCATCTTCTCGGTACTCAACTACCTGCTGCCGCAACGTGGCATTATGTCGATGCACGCTTCCGCCAATGTTGGCAAAGAAGGCGACGTTGCTATCCTGTTCGGGCTTTCTGGCACGGGCAAGACGACCCTTTCCGCTGATCCAAAACGCTCGCTGATTGGTGATGACGAGCACGGTTGGAGCGACAATGGCGTGTTCAATCTGGAAGGCGGCTGCTACGCCAAGGTCATCAACCTCTCGGCAGAACAAGAGCCGATGATCTACCAAACCACCAAAACCTTCGGCACGGTGCTGGAAAACGTGGTAATGGATCAGGCAACCCGCAAGCTGAATCTGGATGATAACAGCCTGACCGAAAACACCCGCGCCAGCTACCCCATTACCCAGATTCCGGGCGCGTTGTACCCCGGCAAAGCAGGCCACCCCAAGCACATTATCATGCTGACCTGTGATGCTTTCGGTGTGTTGCCACCGATTTCCAAACTGACCACCGAACAGGCGATGTACCACTTCATTTCCGGTTATACCGCCAAGGTTGCGGGCACGGAAAAAGGTGTGACTGAACCGACGGCGACTTTCAGCACTTGCTTTGGTGCGCCGTTCATGGCGTTGCATCCGTCGGTTTACGCGGATTTGTTGGGCAAGAAGATCAATGAACACGGGGTTTCGTGCTGGCTGGTGAATACGGGCTGGACAGGCGGCGCTTACGGTGTGGGCAAGCGCATGAACATCCATCACACCCGCAGTATGGTCAATGCGGCACTGAGCGGTGAATTGGATGGCGTAGCAATGCGTCAGGATGCCATTTTCGGCCTGAATATCCCGGTTGAATGCCCGGATGTGCCTTCGGCAGTGCTAGACCCGTCTTCAACCTGGGCAGACAAAGCCGCGTATGAAGCGAAAGCCACGCATCTGGCCTCGCTGTTCCATCAGAACTTTGCGGAATACAGCGCGGGTGTGGCGGATAGCATTTGCGCAGCAGGGCCGTTGAAAGGTCAGGTTTAA
- a CDS encoding DEAD/DEAH box helicase, translating to MENLYLSQTRFDDFPLDERLLASIRETGFEFCSRIQAETLPFTLAGQDIAGQAQTGTGKTGAFLVAVFQHLLSNPLPDAGAGTVRCMILAPTRELAIQIARDAEELGKHTGLRSVLVYGGAGYDKQRRQFEEPVDVLIGTPGRVIDYWKQHVFTLKYTQALVMDEADRMFDMGFIQDVRFLMHKMPPPAKRLNMLFSATLSQRVLELAYEHMNNPQQVKIETESVRADNITEHVYFPANDEKIPLLIGLIRKLQPFRAIVFVNTKHIAEKIDDFLRANGITSDLISGDVRQNKREKLLQAFEAGEFQVMIATDVAARGLHIPDVSHVFNFDLPQLAEDYVHRIGRTARAGASGEAHSFACEDTAFYLPDIEEYTGKSIPVERITAELLPTELKRPQRTQRERVNHHPDGNRPPRQHSGGGQGGGGRRRRRPNPAG from the coding sequence ATGGAAAATTTGTATTTAAGTCAAACACGTTTCGACGATTTCCCGCTGGATGAGCGCTTATTGGCCTCTATTCGGGAAACCGGTTTTGAATTTTGCTCGCGCATTCAGGCGGAAACCTTGCCATTCACCTTGGCAGGGCAGGATATTGCTGGTCAGGCACAAACGGGTACGGGTAAAACCGGCGCGTTTCTGGTGGCTGTGTTCCAGCATTTACTGAGTAACCCGTTGCCGGATGCCGGGGCAGGCACCGTGCGCTGCATGATCCTCGCGCCGACCCGCGAACTGGCGATCCAGATTGCGCGTGATGCTGAAGAGCTGGGCAAGCATACCGGCTTACGTTCGGTGCTGGTCTACGGTGGGGCAGGCTACGACAAGCAACGCCGTCAATTTGAAGAGCCGGTGGATGTGTTGATCGGTACGCCGGGTCGGGTGATTGATTACTGGAAACAACACGTTTTCACCCTCAAATACACCCAAGCCTTGGTGATGGATGAAGCCGACCGCATGTTTGACATGGGTTTCATTCAAGATGTGCGCTTCCTGATGCACAAAATGCCGCCGCCTGCGAAACGTTTGAACATGCTGTTTTCCGCTACGCTGTCGCAGCGCGTGCTGGAATTGGCGTATGAGCACATGAATAACCCGCAACAGGTCAAAATCGAGACCGAATCGGTGCGGGCGGATAATATTACCGAGCATGTGTACTTCCCAGCGAATGATGAAAAGATTCCCCTGTTGATTGGCCTGATCCGTAAGCTCCAGCCGTTCCGGGCGATTGTGTTCGTTAATACCAAGCACATTGCGGAAAAGATTGATGATTTCTTGCGGGCGAATGGCATTACCTCCGACCTGATTTCCGGCGATGTACGCCAGAACAAGCGTGAAAAGCTGCTGCAAGCGTTTGAGGCGGGTGAGTTTCAAGTGATGATTGCCACCGATGTGGCGGCACGTGGTTTGCACATCCCCGATGTGTCGCACGTCTTCAACTTCGATTTGCCGCAATTGGCGGAAGATTATGTCCACCGTATCGGGCGTACTGCGCGTGCCGGGGCATCGGGTGAGGCGCACAGTTTTGCGTGTGAAGACACTGCGTTTTACCTGCCGGATATTGAGGAATACACCGGCAAGTCGATTCCGGTGGAACGGATTACTGCTGAATTGCTCCCCACTGAACTGAAGCGTCCGCAGCGCACCCAGCGTGAGCGGGTCAACCATCACCCTGATGGCAACCGCCCACCCCGTCAACACAGTGGCGGTGGTCAGGGGGGCGGTGGACGGCGGCGCAGACGCCCCAACCCAGCCGGTTAA
- the lon gene encoding endopeptidase La, with the protein MNEPLILIPMRDIVLFPGMAIPITIGREQSLAAAQEAVKNGSKIGLVLQKQPDINEPASDHLHPIGTLANIVRYVTTSSGTHHLVVQGEERFRVRDYVEGLPYLAAHVDMIPEADDDDPEIKARMRHLQEKAIETLQLLPQAPPEAVAAIQSMEYAGALADLVSNFLDISPQEKQVILETTALRERLDKVAEHVRHQLEVLKLTREIDQQTKQSMDARQREYMLRERLKAIQKELGEDDDDSNQSEIDELKQAIADANMSTEAAEQARKELKRLQKMPESSGEYSMIRTYLDWLTDLPWNTLEAENIDIAKAREVLDEDHYGLEKIKKRILEYLAVRKLNPQGRSPILCFVGPPGVGKTSLGKSIARSLGLPFVRSSLGGVHDEAEIRGHRRTYMGALPGNIIQEMRKAGSRNPVFMLDEIDKLGGGGFHGDPAAALLEVLDPAQNETFRDNYLALPFDLSKVVFIATANVLDSIPGPLRDRMEIISLPGYTEDEKVEIAKRYLLSRQLEAHGLKPAQAHVSEAALRSIVSDYTREAGCRNLEREIAAVLRNAAIQIAEGNTERVAITPAELPAILGSQRFESEVAMRTSVPGVATGLAWTPVGGDILFIETTKMPGHGKLIITGQLGDVMKESAQAALSLIKSQARRFGVDPQIFEKHDIHLHVPAGAIPKDGPSAGVSIFTSLVSLLSDRKVRSDVAMTGEISLRGLVLPIGGVKEKCLAALRAGIHTVMLPARNRRDLEDVPENARKQLNFIWLERVEDAIAAALELPEVAMQTAA; encoded by the coding sequence ATGAACGAACCACTTATCCTGATTCCCATGCGTGACATTGTGCTATTTCCCGGCATGGCCATCCCCATCACCATTGGGCGCGAACAATCACTGGCAGCCGCACAGGAAGCCGTCAAAAATGGCAGCAAAATCGGTCTGGTACTGCAAAAGCAGCCCGACATTAACGAGCCAGCTAGCGACCACCTGCACCCTATTGGCACGCTGGCCAATATTGTGCGCTACGTCACCACCTCCAGCGGCACACACCATTTAGTGGTGCAAGGCGAGGAACGTTTCCGCGTGCGCGATTACGTGGAAGGCTTGCCGTATCTGGCGGCACACGTCGACATGATTCCTGAAGCCGATGACGACGACCCCGAAATCAAGGCACGGATGCGCCACTTGCAGGAAAAAGCCATCGAAACCCTGCAACTGTTACCGCAAGCCCCGCCCGAAGCGGTAGCTGCGATCCAGAGCATGGAATACGCAGGCGCACTCGCCGATTTGGTCAGCAATTTCCTCGACATCAGCCCGCAGGAAAAGCAGGTGATCCTCGAAACCACCGCGCTGCGCGAACGCCTCGACAAGGTAGCCGAACACGTGCGCCACCAGCTTGAAGTGCTAAAACTCACCCGCGAAATCGACCAGCAAACCAAACAGTCGATGGATGCCCGCCAGCGCGAATACATGCTGCGCGAACGCCTCAAAGCCATCCAAAAGGAACTGGGCGAAGACGATGACGACAGCAACCAAAGCGAAATCGACGAACTGAAACAAGCGATTGCCGACGCCAATATGTCCACCGAGGCTGCCGAACAAGCCCGCAAGGAACTCAAGCGCCTGCAAAAAATGCCGGAATCCTCCGGTGAATATTCCATGATTCGCACCTACCTCGACTGGCTCACCGACCTACCGTGGAACACGCTGGAAGCGGAAAACATCGACATCGCCAAAGCCCGCGAAGTGCTCGACGAAGACCATTACGGTTTGGAGAAAATCAAAAAGCGCATCCTCGAATACCTCGCGGTACGCAAACTCAACCCGCAAGGCCGCAGCCCGATTCTGTGTTTCGTGGGGCCTCCCGGTGTCGGCAAAACCTCGCTGGGCAAAAGCATTGCGCGGTCGCTTGGCCTGCCCTTCGTGCGTTCCAGCCTTGGCGGGGTACATGACGAAGCTGAAATCCGGGGGCATCGCCGCACCTACATGGGCGCATTACCCGGCAATATCATTCAGGAAATGCGCAAAGCCGGAAGCCGCAACCCGGTATTCATGCTCGACGAAATCGACAAACTCGGCGGCGGCGGTTTCCACGGCGACCCAGCAGCGGCCTTACTGGAAGTGCTTGACCCGGCGCAAAACGAAACTTTCCGCGACAACTATCTGGCGTTGCCGTTTGACCTGAGCAAAGTGGTATTCATTGCTACTGCCAACGTGCTAGATTCCATTCCAGGGCCGTTGCGTGACCGCATGGAAATCATCAGCCTGCCCGGTTACACCGAAGACGAAAAGGTCGAAATCGCCAAACGCTACCTGCTTTCGCGTCAGCTTGAAGCGCATGGCCTGAAACCGGCACAAGCCCACGTCAGCGAAGCCGCCTTGCGCAGCATCGTCAGCGATTACACCCGCGAAGCTGGTTGCCGCAACTTGGAACGCGAAATCGCAGCCGTGTTGCGTAATGCCGCCATCCAGATTGCGGAGGGCAACACCGAGCGGGTAGCGATTACCCCGGCGGAATTGCCCGCGATCCTCGGCTCGCAACGCTTTGAAAGCGAAGTGGCCATGCGCACCAGCGTACCCGGCGTGGCGACTGGCTTGGCGTGGACACCGGTGGGTGGCGACATCCTGTTCATCGAAACCACTAAAATGCCGGGGCATGGCAAGCTGATCATCACCGGGCAACTCGGCGACGTGATGAAGGAAAGTGCGCAAGCCGCCCTGAGCCTGATCAAGTCGCAAGCCAGACGCTTTGGGGTTGATCCGCAAATCTTCGAAAAACACGACATCCACTTGCACGTTCCGGCGGGCGCAATCCCCAAGGATGGCCCCAGTGCAGGCGTGTCGATTTTCACCTCGCTGGTCTCCTTGCTGAGTGATCGTAAGGTGCGTAGTGATGTAGCAATGACTGGCGAAATCAGTTTGCGCGGCTTGGTGCTACCGATTGGTGGGGTCAAGGAAAAATGCCTCGCCGCCTTGCGTGCCGGGATTCACACCGTGATGTTGCCTGCACGTAACCGCCGCGATCTGGAAGATGTGCCGGAAAATGCCCGCAAACAGCTCAACTTCATCTGGCTGGAACGGGTGGAAGATGCGATTGCGGCGGCGCTGGAACTGCCGGAAGTGGCGATGCAGACGGCAGCTTGA
- a CDS encoding SDR family NAD(P)-dependent oxidoreductase has product MPRRVLVAGASGGIGQAFCQQLAAQFPDIELIRLARNTDNLLPLGIATQDIGFDLSDEASISAALQTLPDKAEIDWVFIATGWLHDATTQPEKTWRNLEVDHLLRSFTLNAVGPALLVKHLLAKLNPKHPTTMGILSARVGSISDNRLGGWHSYRASKAALNMLIKNFAIELDRLKRPTIIVGLQPGTTATALSAPFQRNVSPEHLQTTEFTAHHLLKVMQTLKSADSGQLFDFLGQPFAP; this is encoded by the coding sequence ATGCCACGACGGGTATTAGTCGCGGGCGCATCGGGCGGTATTGGGCAAGCCTTCTGCCAGCAGCTTGCCGCACAATTTCCCGACATCGAACTGATACGCCTAGCACGCAACACGGATAACTTGTTGCCACTCGGCATCGCCACGCAAGATATTGGCTTCGACCTCAGCGACGAAGCCAGCATTAGTGCCGCGCTGCAAACCTTACCGGACAAAGCCGAGATCGACTGGGTATTCATCGCCACCGGCTGGTTACATGACGCCACCACCCAGCCGGAAAAAACCTGGCGCAATCTGGAAGTTGACCACCTGTTACGCTCGTTCACCCTCAATGCCGTTGGCCCCGCGTTACTGGTCAAACACCTGTTGGCAAAGCTGAACCCCAAACACCCGACCACAATGGGCATCCTGTCTGCACGGGTTGGCAGCATCAGTGATAATCGGTTGGGAGGCTGGCATTCTTACCGCGCCAGCAAAGCCGCCTTGAACATGCTGATCAAGAATTTTGCCATCGAACTGGATCGCCTGAAACGCCCGACCATCATCGTTGGCTTGCAACCCGGTACCACCGCTACCGCGCTCTCCGCGCCTTTTCAGCGCAACGTATCGCCGGAACATTTACAGACAACCGAATTCACAGCGCATCACTTGCTCAAAGTCATGCAAACCTTGAAAAGTGCTGATTCAGGCCAATTATTCGATTTTCTGGGGCAGCCGTTTGCTCCCTGA
- a CDS encoding NAD(P)H-binding protein: protein MNVSIIGGTGFVGTYLIDALLQAGHTPRVLVRAGSEGKLAAASQCEIVSGDIGDNAALDNCLQDTDAVIYLIGILREFPAKGITYEESQFLGVERTVAAAQRQGVKHFILMSANGVKAGGTKYQDTKFRAEQCVQASGLAWTVFRPSVIFGEPRGKMEFCTQLQKELVLPPIPAPLFFGGVNILQAGEFQMQPVHVTDVAQAFVGALDNPAAIGKTFALCGADAVSWKAIIQTLAQASGRSGKLAVPAPAAILKVVAGVLDKQAWFPITRDQIVMLLEGNTCSDNSAWQTFGITPKRFALENLGYVKH from the coding sequence ATGAATGTCAGCATTATCGGCGGTACAGGCTTCGTCGGCACTTACCTCATTGACGCGTTGTTACAGGCCGGGCATACCCCGCGTGTGTTGGTGCGGGCGGGGAGCGAGGGCAAACTCGCCGCTGCCAGCCAGTGTGAAATCGTTTCTGGCGACATTGGTGATAACGCCGCGCTGGATAATTGCTTGCAAGACACGGATGCGGTGATTTACCTGATCGGCATCCTGCGCGAATTCCCCGCCAAGGGCATCACTTACGAAGAAAGCCAGTTTCTGGGTGTGGAGCGTACAGTCGCTGCCGCGCAACGTCAGGGTGTGAAGCATTTCATCCTGATGAGTGCCAACGGCGTGAAAGCGGGCGGCACGAAATATCAGGATACCAAGTTCCGCGCTGAACAATGCGTGCAAGCTTCCGGGCTGGCGTGGACGGTGTTCCGGCCTTCGGTTATTTTCGGTGAGCCGCGTGGCAAGATGGAGTTTTGCACGCAATTGCAGAAAGAACTGGTGTTGCCGCCGATTCCCGCACCGCTGTTTTTTGGCGGGGTGAATATCTTGCAAGCGGGTGAATTTCAGATGCAGCCCGTGCATGTGACGGATGTGGCGCAGGCGTTCGTAGGGGCGCTGGATAATCCTGCTGCCATCGGCAAAACCTTTGCGTTGTGCGGGGCGGATGCGGTGAGTTGGAAAGCCATTATTCAGACCTTGGCGCAGGCTTCCGGGCGCAGTGGCAAACTTGCCGTGCCTGCCCCGGCGGCAATCCTCAAAGTGGTCGCAGGCGTGTTGGATAAGCAGGCATGGTTCCCGATTACCCGTGACCAGATCGTGATGTTGCTGGAAGGGAATACCTGTAGCGATAACTCGGCGTGGCAAACGTTCGGGATTACGCCGAAACGCTTTGCGCTGGAGAATTTGGGGTATGTTAAGCATTGA
- a CDS encoding RNA-guided endonuclease InsQ/TnpB family protein, with the protein MNTEATILKTLKVRVKDKHAAVLKQWAFECNQIWNEANATTADYSYVPVPGVGWIRNTFTAFDLAKSQAIFKKARGFTIHSQTVQEVTEAHAKARKQFKKDKLRWRVSGGSRRSLGWIPFKSGAAVWKDGQVRYNKHFFKVWDSYGLSQYDFRSGSFTEDSRGRWYFNVVVQVPVVEVAGRGEVGIDLGLKDTATCSNGLKLESKQFYRNAEQQLAVAQRANKKKRVKAIHAKVKNRRADHLHKFTTKLVRENSLIVVGNVSSKALVKTNMAKSVLDAGWSMLKTQLDAKSKAMQGVFLEVNEAYSTQACSCCGSISVNSPKGRAGLGIREWTCPDCGALLDRDVNAARNILAVGHYRLAGGIPRL; encoded by the coding sequence ATGAATACAGAAGCCACCATCCTGAAAACACTCAAAGTCCGCGTCAAGGACAAGCACGCTGCTGTCCTAAAGCAGTGGGCGTTCGAGTGTAACCAAATTTGGAATGAAGCCAATGCGACTACCGCAGACTACAGCTATGTTCCTGTTCCGGGTGTTGGCTGGATTCGTAACACCTTCACAGCATTTGACCTAGCCAAAAGCCAAGCCATTTTCAAGAAGGCACGCGGTTTCACCATTCACTCGCAGACGGTGCAGGAAGTAACGGAGGCACACGCTAAAGCTCGCAAACAGTTCAAAAAAGATAAGCTACGCTGGCGTGTGTCTGGCGGTAGCCGTCGTTCACTGGGCTGGATTCCCTTCAAATCAGGTGCAGCCGTGTGGAAGGACGGACAAGTTCGCTACAACAAGCACTTTTTCAAAGTGTGGGATAGCTACGGCTTGTCGCAGTACGACTTCCGTTCCGGCTCTTTCACCGAGGATTCCCGTGGACGTTGGTATTTCAATGTCGTGGTGCAAGTGCCCGTTGTTGAAGTCGCAGGGCGCGGTGAAGTCGGGATTGATCTTGGTCTGAAAGATACCGCCACTTGTAGCAACGGTTTAAAACTGGAATCAAAGCAGTTCTACCGCAATGCTGAACAGCAACTGGCGGTAGCCCAACGCGCCAACAAAAAGAAGCGCGTCAAGGCTATCCACGCCAAGGTTAAAAACCGCAGGGCTGACCACCTGCACAAGTTCACCACCAAGCTGGTGCGTGAAAATTCATTAATCGTTGTCGGCAACGTCAGCAGTAAGGCACTCGTCAAAACCAATATGGCTAAGTCCGTATTGGATGCCGGGTGGTCAATGCTGAAAACACAACTTGATGCAAAATCGAAAGCGATGCAAGGCGTGTTTCTCGAAGTCAACGAAGCGTACAGTACCCAAGCCTGTTCGTGTTGCGGAAGTATTTCTGTCAACAGTCCGAAAGGTAGAGCAGGACTTGGAATAAGAGAATGGACTTGCCCCGACTGTGGGGCACTACTTGACAGAGATGTCAATGCAGCCCGGAACATTCTCGCGGTAGGACATTACCGTCTCGCAGGAGGAATCCCCCGGCTTTAG
- the cas2 gene encoding CRISPR-associated endonuclease Cas2, with the protein MLVLVSYDVSTLEAAGRKRLRRVAKVCQNYGQRVQKSVFECQVDAATLEILQDALLKEISLTEDNLRIYRLTEPLSRNVKEYGKFRATDFEAPLIL; encoded by the coding sequence ATGTTGGTATTGGTGAGTTATGATGTTTCGACGCTGGAGGCGGCTGGGCGCAAGCGTTTGCGGCGGGTGGCGAAGGTATGCCAGAACTATGGGCAGCGGGTGCAAAAGTCGGTGTTTGAGTGTCAGGTGGATGCGGCTACGCTGGAAATCTTGCAGGATGCTTTGTTGAAGGAAATCAGCCTGACGGAAGACAATTTGCGCATCTACCGCTTGACCGAGCCGCTGAGCCGTAATGTGAAAGAGTATGGCAAATTCCGGGCGACTGACTTTGAAGCGCCGTTGATTCTTTAA
- the cas1c gene encoding type I-C CRISPR-associated endonuclease Cas1c yields the protein MKQLLNTLYVSTEGAYLRLEGETLVVMVDQTKKGQVPLHHLGAIVCLGRVSMSPALMARNMEDGRSIVWLNEHGRFQARVEGPVNGNILLRQAQFRAADKVDIALEISKAFIAGKLRNSRNVLLRSARDSKDEEAKAQLVRAAKSLGINLRNLAHAESAASVLGLEGDAARVYFEQFNTMIKPQMREEFEYKGRSRRPPKDAVNALISFLYALLLNDCRSALETVGLDPQLGFFHVVRPGRPALALDLLEEFRAVLGDRLALTLINRGQLRQKDFDFRPGGAVMLNDTGRKTVIVAYQERKKETLQHPVLETQVEIGLLPLLQARMLARYLRGDVEAYIPFFNK from the coding sequence GTGAAACAATTACTCAATACGTTGTACGTGTCCACTGAGGGCGCATACTTGCGGCTGGAAGGCGAAACGCTGGTGGTGATGGTGGATCAGACCAAAAAAGGTCAGGTTCCGCTGCATCATTTGGGCGCGATTGTGTGCCTGGGGCGGGTTAGCATGAGTCCGGCATTGATGGCGCGGAACATGGAAGACGGGCGCAGCATCGTGTGGCTGAATGAACACGGGCGGTTTCAGGCGCGGGTGGAAGGCCCTGTGAATGGCAATATCTTGCTGCGGCAGGCGCAATTCCGTGCTGCTGATAAGGTGGACATTGCGCTGGAAATCAGCAAGGCGTTCATCGCGGGCAAGTTGCGCAATAGCCGCAATGTGTTGTTGCGTAGTGCGCGGGACAGCAAGGATGAGGAGGCTAAGGCGCAATTGGTGCGGGCGGCTAAGTCGCTGGGGATCAACTTGCGTAATCTGGCTCATGCGGAATCGGCGGCGTCGGTGTTGGGACTGGAAGGGGATGCGGCGCGGGTGTATTTCGAGCAGTTCAATACCATGATCAAGCCGCAGATGCGTGAGGAATTTGAGTACAAGGGGCGTAGTCGTCGCCCGCCGAAGGATGCGGTGAATGCGTTGATTTCGTTCTTGTACGCGCTGTTGTTGAATGATTGCCGCAGTGCGCTGGAAACGGTGGGGCTTGATCCGCAACTGGGGTTTTTCCATGTGGTGCGCCCCGGTCGGCCTGCGTTGGCGTTGGATTTGCTGGAAGAATTCCGCGCGGTGTTGGGTGATCGGCTGGCGTTGACGCTGATCAATCGCGGGCAGTTGCGCCAGAAGGATTTCGATTTTCGCCCCGGTGGTGCGGTGATGTTGAACGATACCGGGCGCAAAACCGTGATCGTGGCGTATCAGGAGCGTAAAAAGGAAACCTTGCAGCATCCGGTGCTGGAAACGCAGGTGGAAATTGGTTTGTTGCCGTTGCTGCAAGCGCGGATGTTGGCGCGTTATTTACGCGGGGATGTAGAGGCATATATCCCGTTCTTTAACAAATGA
- the cas4 gene encoding CRISPR-associated protein Cas4, with protein MAELTPIMLSALQHYSYCPRQCALIHQEQTFDDNVHTVRGHLAHERVDSGESGTEYGVRVERSLPLYSERYGLTGRADAVEFLEDGTPYPVEYKQGKRQKKAHDDVQLVGQALCLEEMTGMAVPEGAIFHHKSRRRRAVPITPELRDYTLGLIAKVRALLESGKMPPPVDERALCKECSLQDSCQPDIAGNRARIRRLHATLFETDDGGDV; from the coding sequence ATGGCTGAACTCACCCCCATCATGCTCTCGGCGCTGCAACACTACAGTTATTGCCCGCGTCAGTGCGCCCTGATCCATCAGGAGCAGACCTTTGACGACAACGTGCATACGGTACGTGGGCATTTGGCGCACGAGCGAGTGGATAGCGGTGAAAGTGGCACGGAATATGGTGTGCGGGTGGAGCGTTCGTTGCCTTTGTACAGTGAGCGCTACGGGCTGACGGGGCGGGCGGATGCGGTGGAGTTTCTCGAAGATGGCACGCCCTACCCGGTCGAGTACAAGCAGGGCAAGCGCCAGAAAAAAGCCCATGATGATGTGCAATTGGTCGGGCAAGCCTTGTGTCTGGAGGAAATGACGGGCATGGCTGTGCCGGAAGGGGCGATTTTCCACCATAAAAGCCGTCGCCGCCGCGCTGTGCCGATAACACCGGAATTGCGCGACTACACCCTTGGTTTGATTGCCAAGGTGCGGGCGTTGCTGGAGTCGGGGAAAATGCCGCCGCCCGTGGATGAGCGTGCTTTGTGCAAGGAATGTTCGTTGCAGGACAGTTGCCAGCCGGATATTGCAGGCAATCGGGCGCGTATCCGCCGCTTGCACGCTACTTTGTTTGAAACCGACGACGGTGGGGATGTGTGA